Proteins from one Mucilaginibacter jinjuensis genomic window:
- a CDS encoding NADP-dependent glyceraldehyde-3-phosphate dehydrogenase — protein MSFQDQIRSLFVDESQIPEEFRIEELHQREYLSGGEMKKWDGEVSAVYSPVCLPTSEGLLHKLIGTYPLGTEKEAKEALDAAIKAYDNGRGEWPTMSVEGRIKCMQKFVYKMVEQRDLVVRLLMWEIAKSYADSTKEFDRTVDYINQTIDALKDIDRQSSRFEIAEGVMAQTRRAPIGVVLCMGPFNYPLNETFTTLIPAIIMGNTILFKPPKHGTLLHYPLLRAFQEAFPAGVVNTVYGRGANVTPALMESGNINVLAFIGSSKVANDLKKRHPKSNRLRAVLSLDAKNAAIVTKHADLKLAVSECVLGALSFNGQRCTALKIIHVHKDVADEFLKLLSDAVNALVPGMPWVKGVNITPVAEPTKPGYLQACINDAIANGAKVMNENGGTTVESFVFPAVVYPVKKGMKLYLEEQFGPVIPVLPFESIEEPIQYQIDSPHGMQVSIFSNDAKEVAALIDPFVNLVSRVNINSQSQRGPDVFPFTGRKDSAEGTLSVHDALRSFSIRSLVAAKMTESNKTLINEIVKDHDSNFLSTDFIF, from the coding sequence ATGAGTTTTCAAGATCAAATCAGATCTCTGTTTGTAGATGAAAGCCAGATCCCGGAAGAGTTCCGGATCGAAGAGCTTCATCAGCGCGAATACCTGAGTGGAGGGGAAATGAAGAAGTGGGATGGGGAAGTGAGCGCGGTGTATTCGCCTGTCTGTTTGCCAACATCAGAGGGGTTATTACACAAATTAATTGGCACCTATCCCTTAGGTACCGAAAAGGAAGCCAAGGAAGCATTGGATGCTGCCATTAAGGCTTACGACAATGGCCGTGGTGAATGGCCAACCATGAGTGTGGAAGGCCGCATTAAGTGTATGCAGAAGTTTGTATACAAAATGGTGGAGCAGCGCGATCTGGTGGTACGTCTGCTGATGTGGGAAATTGCAAAATCGTATGCCGACTCGACCAAGGAATTTGACCGTACCGTAGATTATATTAACCAAACTATTGATGCGCTAAAAGATATTGATAGGCAATCGTCGCGGTTTGAGATCGCCGAAGGTGTGATGGCACAAACCCGCCGCGCGCCAATCGGAGTGGTATTGTGTATGGGCCCGTTTAACTACCCGCTGAACGAAACCTTTACCACGCTGATACCGGCTATTATAATGGGTAATACCATCCTATTTAAACCGCCTAAACATGGTACGCTATTACACTATCCTTTGCTGCGTGCTTTCCAGGAAGCTTTCCCAGCCGGGGTTGTAAACACAGTTTATGGCCGTGGCGCTAACGTTACCCCGGCTTTAATGGAGAGTGGTAATATTAACGTGCTGGCCTTTATCGGTTCGAGCAAGGTGGCTAATGATTTAAAGAAACGACACCCTAAAAGCAACCGTTTACGTGCGGTGTTAAGCTTGGATGCCAAGAATGCAGCCATCGTAACCAAACATGCCGATTTAAAATTGGCTGTTAGCGAATGCGTGTTGGGCGCATTATCATTTAACGGGCAGCGTTGTACGGCTTTAAAAATCATCCATGTACATAAAGATGTTGCCGATGAATTTTTGAAGCTGTTAAGCGATGCTGTGAACGCCCTTGTGCCGGGTATGCCTTGGGTTAAGGGTGTTAACATTACCCCGGTTGCCGAGCCAACCAAACCTGGTTATTTGCAGGCTTGTATTAACGATGCTATTGCCAATGGTGCTAAAGTAATGAACGAAAACGGGGGTACTACGGTAGAATCTTTTGTATTCCCGGCAGTGGTTTACCCGGTTAAGAAAGGAATGAAGCTATACCTCGAAGAACAATTCGGCCCGGTTATCCCGGTATTGCCTTTCGAGAGTATCGAGGAGCCGATCCAGTACCAGATTGATTCGCCGCATGGTATGCAGGTGAGTATTTTTAGTAACGATGCCAAAGAAGTAGCTGCGCTGATTGATCCGTTTGTGAACCTGGTAAGCCGGGTGAACATCAACAGCCAGTCGCAACGCGGGCCGGATGTGTTCCCGTTCACCGGCCGTAAAGACAGCGCCGAAGGAACGTTATCTGTTCATGATGCTTTGCGTTCGTTCTCTATCCGCTCACTGGTTGCAGCCAAGATGACTGAATCGAACAAAACACTGATCAACGAAATTGTAAAAGATCACGACTCGAACTTTTTGAGCACGGATTTTATTTTTTAA